Genomic DNA from Lutibacter sp. A80:
GTTACTTTTCCATTTTTAATGAATGTTATTATTTATTTATTGTTTCCTGAATTATTGGACATTATGTATCAAGAAATGGAGCAAAAAGAACCGAGTAATTTAGACTTTTTTGCAAATTTAGTACCATTTTTATTTTTATTAGTACTGTTGTTTTTATTTGTTACTAAATTGCATAAGCGTAAAATAAAAACGATAATTACATCAAGAAAAACAGTAGATTGGAATCGGTTTTTTTACGCTTTTTTTATTTGGTTTGCCATAGGTGTATTACTAATAGGTGTTGATTATTATATGTCACCAACCGATTATGTTTGGAATTTTAAACCTATTAAATTTCTTGTATTAGTTTTAATTTCAATAGTTTTTTTACCAATTCAAACAAGTTTAGAAGAGTTGTTGTTTAGGGGCTACTTAATGCAAGCTTTTGGTGTTTGGTTTAAAAAATCGTTTGTAGCTTTAATTTTAACATCGGTAATTTTTGGTTTATTACATGGTTTAAATCCTGAAGTTGAAAAACTAGGGTGGATTATTATGATATATTACATTGGTACAGGTTTGGTTTTAGGAATTTTTACTTTAATGGATGAAGGAACAGAATTGGCTTTAGGTTTTCATGCAGCAAATAATATTGTAGCAGCAGTGCTGGTAAGTTCTAATTGGGCAGTTTTTCAAACAGATGCTTTGTTAATTGATGTTTCGGAGCCTTCTTTAAATTTTTTAATGTTTTTACCAGTATTTGTGTTGTATCCATTAGTGCTTTTTATTTTTTCAAAAAAATATGGTTGGACAAATTGGAACGAAAAATTATTTGGTACAATTAGCCAACCTGTTGAGTTAAATGAAGAAGAAATTATTATATAATTTTAATTAAGCATTGGTAAAGTAATATTCGTTAAAAATGAGTGAACAGCATTTTCATAAAAGCTTTAAACTTCAAGATACATCTTTTAATTCTATTGAAGCTTTATTAGATTTTTCAAAATCAATTTCAATTGAAGTGTATTCGTTTTTTAAAGAATGGTTTAATAAAAGTAGTTATGTTGAAGTAAAAACTTCTGGTTCAACAGGAACGCCAAAAGTTATTCAACTTCAAAAAAACTATATGATAAATAGTGCAAAAGCAACAGGCAATTTTTTTGATTTAGAAGAAAACACAGAAGCACTTTTATGCATGTCTCCTAATTATATTGCAGGAAAGATGATGTTGGTAAGAGCGCTAATTTTAGGTTGGCATATAGATGTTGTAATTCCAAGTTCTAATCCATTAAAATCTATTGAAAAAAATTATGATTTTTCGGCAATGGTACCACTGCAGTTAAATAATTCTTTAGATGAAATTTATAAAATTAAAAAGCTAATTGTTGGTGGAGGAGTTGTTTCAAACGAATTATTAGCTAAAATTAAACATATAAAAACGGATGTTTTTGGAACCTATGGTATGACGGAAACCATAACACATATTGCCGTTAAAAAATTGAATAATTTAAATGTCATTTCGAGCGCAGTCGAGAAATCTCATCATAATACATTACCAAAAAATACGATTGTTTATGAAACCGAGAAAGAGGAAAAGCTTCGTTCTGCTGAACTTGTTTCGGATTCTTTCTATAATACACTCCCAAACATTAAAATTTCAACAGATAAAAGAGGTTGTTTGGTTATTGAAGCTCCAAAAGTATCTGATGAAGTAATAGTTACAAACGATTTAGTGGAGCTAATTTCTGAAAATTCCTTTAAATGGTTAGGACGTTTTGATACTGTTATAAATTCTGGAGGAATAAAATTAATTCCAGAGCAAATAGAAGAAAAATTGACGGAAATAATTTCAGAGCCATTTTTTTTAGCTGGACTTTCAGATGCTATTTTGGGTGAAAAATTGGTTGTGGTAGTAGCGTCTAAAAGTTTGAAAGTTGAAAAGTTAAAAAGTTCACTTTTCCAAAAAATAAAAGCATTAAAAACACTTTCAAAATATGAAATTCCTAAAGAAATTTATTTAGTTGAAAATTTTGTGAAAACTCCCACAGGAAAAATAAATAGACCAGCAACTTTAAAATTACTTGAAATGCAATAATATCGTC
This window encodes:
- a CDS encoding CPBP family intramembrane glutamic endopeptidase; this translates as MKFLQQAYKGNNAWWAYLITIAIVTFPFLMNVIIYLLFPELLDIMYQEMEQKEPSNLDFFANLVPFLFLLVLLFLFVTKLHKRKIKTIITSRKTVDWNRFFYAFFIWFAIGVLLIGVDYYMSPTDYVWNFKPIKFLVLVLISIVFLPIQTSLEELLFRGYLMQAFGVWFKKSFVALILTSVIFGLLHGLNPEVEKLGWIIMIYYIGTGLVLGIFTLMDEGTELALGFHAANNIVAAVLVSSNWAVFQTDALLIDVSEPSLNFLMFLPVFVLYPLVLFIFSKKYGWTNWNEKLFGTISQPVELNEEEIII
- a CDS encoding AMP-binding protein yields the protein MSEQHFHKSFKLQDTSFNSIEALLDFSKSISIEVYSFFKEWFNKSSYVEVKTSGSTGTPKVIQLQKNYMINSAKATGNFFDLEENTEALLCMSPNYIAGKMMLVRALILGWHIDVVIPSSNPLKSIEKNYDFSAMVPLQLNNSLDEIYKIKKLIVGGGVVSNELLAKIKHIKTDVFGTYGMTETITHIAVKKLNNLNVISSAVEKSHHNTLPKNTIVYETEKEEKLRSAELVSDSFYNTLPNIKISTDKRGCLVIEAPKVSDEVIVTNDLVELISENSFKWLGRFDTVINSGGIKLIPEQIEEKLTEIISEPFFLAGLSDAILGEKLVVVVASKSLKVEKLKSSLFQKIKALKTLSKYEIPKEIYLVENFVKTPTGKINRPATLKLLEMQ